In Mycobacteriales bacterium, the following are encoded in one genomic region:
- a CDS encoding NUDIX domain-containing protein → MSAVSRETPGGHEVLAVVFQIRSDELSVLLWRRAREPHAGRWSLPGGALAPDEGLDDSIRRQLASKVDVRELTHLEQLDTRGAPDRFPGRRVVATGYVGLIPADADPEIPDDTRWHRVSHLPRMAFDHATIVASGLRRLRSKMSYTNLGFALAPPTFTMSELAGYYRAAMGYEVAPTNLQRILLRRKQIEPTGRSTTPGRSGGRPAALFRFRSRTLEITDAFAVLHPPNPQEPAPL, encoded by the coding sequence ATGTCTGCCGTCAGCCGTGAGACCCCCGGGGGCCATGAGGTACTCGCCGTCGTGTTCCAGATCCGCTCCGATGAGTTGTCCGTCCTGCTATGGCGGCGGGCACGCGAGCCGCACGCGGGCCGCTGGTCGCTGCCCGGCGGAGCGCTCGCCCCGGACGAAGGCCTCGACGACTCGATCCGGCGGCAGTTGGCGAGCAAGGTCGATGTGCGCGAGCTCACACACCTCGAGCAGCTCGACACCCGCGGCGCACCGGACCGGTTCCCCGGCCGCCGGGTGGTGGCGACCGGCTATGTCGGCCTGATCCCCGCCGACGCCGACCCGGAGATCCCGGACGACACCCGGTGGCACCGCGTGTCGCACCTGCCCCGGATGGCGTTCGACCACGCGACGATCGTGGCGTCGGGACTGCGCCGTCTGCGATCGAAGATGTCCTACACCAACCTCGGCTTCGCCCTTGCTCCTCCAACCTTCACCATGTCCGAGTTGGCCGGCTATTACCGGGCGGCGATGGGATACGAGGTCGCGCCCACCAACCTGCAGCGGATCCTGCTGCGCCGTAAGCAGATCGAGCCCACCGGTCGGTCCACGACACCGGGCCGCAGCGGTGGTAGACCGGCCGCCCTCTTCCGGTTCCGGTCCCGCACGCTGGAGATCACCGACGCGTTCGCCGTCCTCCACCCGCCGAACCCGCAGGAGCCGGCGCCGCTCTAG
- the nadA gene encoding quinolinate synthase NadA gives MSAITVEVERGARPASWSAEIRRLARERDAVILAHNYQRPEIQDVADHVGDSLALSRIAAEATESTIVFCGVHFMAETAKLLSPDKTVLIPDPAAGCSLADTIDADQLRAWKAEHPGAVVVAYVNTSAAVKAESDVCCTSSNAADVVRSIPEDREILFLPDQFLGAHVQRVTGRANIHVWAGECHVHAGINGADLRERVEAEPDAELLVHPECGCATSALYLVGAGAVPADRVKVLSTGGMLEEARRTKANRVLVATETGMLHQLRQVNPGADFAAVNDRAVCRFMKMITAEKLLHSLRTGKYEVTIPDDVAVRARGAVEAMITIGSPSAGGE, from the coding sequence ATGTCAGCCATCACCGTCGAGGTCGAGCGCGGAGCTCGGCCCGCCAGCTGGTCCGCCGAGATACGCCGCCTTGCCCGCGAGCGCGACGCCGTGATCCTGGCCCACAACTATCAGCGTCCGGAGATCCAGGACGTCGCCGACCACGTCGGCGACTCGCTGGCCCTCTCCCGGATCGCCGCGGAGGCGACCGAGAGCACCATCGTCTTCTGCGGCGTGCACTTCATGGCCGAGACCGCCAAGCTGCTCTCCCCGGACAAGACCGTGCTCATCCCGGATCCGGCCGCCGGCTGCTCGCTCGCCGACACCATCGACGCCGACCAACTGCGCGCCTGGAAGGCCGAGCACCCGGGCGCCGTCGTCGTCGCCTACGTCAACACCTCGGCCGCGGTGAAGGCCGAGAGCGACGTGTGCTGCACCTCGTCCAACGCCGCGGACGTCGTACGGTCGATCCCCGAAGACCGGGAGATCCTCTTCCTGCCCGACCAGTTCCTCGGCGCACACGTGCAGCGGGTGACCGGACGCGCCAACATCCACGTCTGGGCGGGGGAGTGCCACGTCCACGCCGGCATCAACGGCGCCGATCTGCGCGAGCGGGTCGAGGCCGAGCCGGACGCCGAGCTGCTCGTGCACCCGGAGTGCGGGTGTGCGACGTCGGCGCTGTACCTGGTCGGTGCCGGCGCCGTTCCGGCCGACCGGGTGAAGGTGCTATCGACCGGCGGGATGCTCGAGGAGGCCCGGCGTACCAAGGCGAACCGGGTGCTGGTCGCGACCGAGACCGGCATGTTGCACCAGCTGCGGCAGGTCAACCCGGGCGCCGATTTCGCCGCGGTCAACGACCGCGCGGTCTGCCGGTTCATGAAGATGATCACCGCCGAGAAGCTCCTGCACAGCCTGCGTACCGGTAAGTACGAGGTGACGATCCCGGACGACGTCGCCGTGCGCGCCCGCGGTGCCGTCGAGGCGATGATCACGATCGGCTCGCCGTCGGCGGGTGGGGAGTGA
- a CDS encoding histidine phosphatase family protein: protein MTNSGVAALWVVRHGESTGNVARDRAERSGATTIDIDVRDADVPLSETGRRQAADLRRWLDQVPADRRPDAVLSSPYRRAVETAEIAAAGIEAGRILTDERLRDRELGVLDLLTSLGVAELHPDEAARKRRLGRLYHRPAGGESWSDVALRLRSVLADIDRRYPGRRLMVFTHEAVVLIIRYIVEDLSESQLVDLAASTMLPNTAVSVFERDASGLRATSFGRTPHLRPASADG, encoded by the coding sequence ATGACGAACTCCGGCGTCGCGGCGCTGTGGGTGGTCCGCCACGGCGAGAGCACCGGCAACGTCGCGCGCGATCGCGCCGAGCGATCCGGCGCGACGACGATCGACATCGACGTCCGCGACGCCGACGTACCGCTGTCGGAGACCGGCCGCCGCCAGGCGGCGGACCTGCGCCGGTGGCTCGACCAGGTGCCCGCGGACCGCCGGCCGGACGCCGTGTTGTCCTCGCCGTACCGGCGGGCGGTCGAGACGGCGGAGATCGCAGCGGCCGGGATCGAGGCGGGCAGGATCTTGACCGACGAGCGGCTGCGCGACCGCGAGCTCGGAGTGCTGGATCTGCTCACCTCGCTCGGCGTCGCCGAGCTCCATCCGGACGAGGCGGCCCGCAAGCGGCGACTCGGGCGGCTCTACCACCGCCCGGCCGGGGGCGAGTCGTGGTCCGACGTGGCGCTACGGCTGCGTAGCGTGCTCGCCGACATCGACCGCCGCTACCCGGGACGGCGGCTGATGGTCTTCACCCACGAGGCGGTCGTGCTGATCATCCGCTACATCGTCGAGGACCTGTCCGAGTCGCAACTGGTCGATTTGGCGGCGTCGACGATGCTGCCCAACACGGCAGTGTCGGTCTTCGAACGCGACGCGTCCGGTCTGCGCGCCACCAGTTTCGGCCGGACACCCCACCTTCGCCCCGCGTCGGCTGACGGCTAG
- a CDS encoding L-aspartate oxidase — protein MTTPLVARLAAPEPSWSRTADVVVVGSGVAGLGAARLLARAGRRVVVVSKSVLTAGSTTWAQGGVATAVGIGDSPDQHLRDTLVAGAGLCDEDAVRVLVEEGPAAVSALLADGAQFDRGADGQLEFGREGGHSRARIVHAGGDATGREIQRTLEETVRHADRVEVIEHAFALDIQHDASGAVAGLTIGLVDQAGRCTSVGALRTGAVVLATGGSGQVYASTTNPDVSTGDGVGLALRAGACVTDLEFVQFHPTVLWLGPGARGRQLLVTEAVRGEGATLVDATGASVMDGVHPLRDLAPRDVVALAMARRMAEAPGGVGDHLFLDARGIGADDLLRRFPTVIAGCRAAGIDPVHDLIPVAPAAHFACGGVRADMSGRTSVPGLYAVGEVACTGVHGANRLASNSLVEGLVGATRLAAELADQVRAPGAAEPSVARAGAVDPAWRLDLSVAMSRDLGVRRTPDGMAEAARLLEKVPTDAAPDRASWEATSLHTVAAAVVAAASIRTESRGCHSREDVPVARDEWRRHIVSTMASDGELRQEIGA, from the coding sequence GTGACCACACCGCTCGTGGCGCGGCTGGCCGCGCCCGAGCCCTCCTGGAGCCGCACCGCGGACGTCGTCGTGGTCGGCTCGGGCGTGGCCGGTCTCGGCGCCGCGCGGCTGCTCGCCCGCGCCGGACGTCGGGTCGTCGTGGTCAGCAAGTCGGTGTTGACGGCGGGGAGCACGACCTGGGCGCAGGGCGGCGTCGCGACCGCCGTCGGCATCGGTGACTCGCCCGACCAGCATCTGCGCGACACCCTCGTGGCCGGAGCGGGGCTGTGCGACGAGGACGCGGTCCGGGTGCTCGTCGAGGAAGGCCCCGCGGCGGTGAGTGCGCTGCTCGCCGACGGCGCGCAGTTCGATCGCGGTGCCGACGGGCAACTGGAGTTCGGCCGCGAGGGAGGGCATTCGCGGGCCCGCATCGTGCACGCCGGCGGCGACGCCACCGGCCGGGAGATTCAGCGCACGCTCGAGGAGACCGTGCGGCACGCGGACCGCGTCGAGGTGATCGAGCACGCGTTCGCTCTCGACATTCAGCACGACGCGAGCGGCGCAGTGGCCGGGCTGACGATCGGGCTCGTCGATCAGGCCGGGCGCTGCACATCGGTCGGGGCCTTGCGCACCGGCGCCGTCGTCCTGGCGACCGGCGGATCGGGCCAGGTCTATGCCAGTACGACCAACCCGGACGTCAGCACCGGGGACGGCGTAGGGCTGGCGCTGCGGGCCGGTGCGTGCGTCACCGACCTCGAGTTCGTGCAGTTCCATCCCACCGTGCTGTGGCTCGGGCCGGGTGCCCGCGGCCGGCAGCTGCTCGTCACCGAGGCGGTGCGCGGCGAGGGGGCGACGCTGGTCGACGCCACCGGAGCGTCGGTGATGGACGGCGTACATCCGCTGCGCGACCTCGCCCCCCGCGACGTCGTCGCCCTTGCGATGGCGCGCCGGATGGCCGAGGCACCGGGCGGGGTCGGCGATCACCTCTTCCTCGACGCCCGCGGCATCGGCGCCGACGACCTGCTCCGCCGCTTCCCGACCGTGATCGCCGGCTGCCGCGCGGCGGGCATCGATCCGGTGCACGACCTGATCCCGGTGGCGCCGGCCGCACATTTCGCCTGCGGCGGCGTGCGCGCCGACATGAGCGGCCGCACCTCGGTGCCCGGGCTGTACGCCGTCGGCGAGGTGGCCTGCACCGGCGTACACGGGGCTAATCGGCTGGCCTCCAACAGCCTGGTCGAGGGTCTGGTCGGCGCGACCCGGCTCGCGGCGGAATTGGCCGACCAGGTGCGCGCACCCGGCGCGGCAGAGCCGTCTGTGGCCCGGGCCGGCGCGGTCGATCCCGCCTGGCGACTCGACCTCTCTGTCGCGATGTCGCGGGACCTCGGCGTACGCCGCACTCCCGACGGGATGGCCGAGGCGGCGCGGCTGCTCGAGAAGGTTCCGACCGACGCCGCGCCCGACCGCGCCTCCTGGGAGGCGACCAGCCTGCATACGGTCGCGGCAGCCGTGGTCGCGGCGGCCTCGATACGTACCGAGAGTCGGGGGTGCCACAGTCGCGAGGACGTCCCGGTCGCGCGCGACGAGTGGCGTCGGCACATCGTGTCCACAATGGCCAGCGATGGCGAGCTACGACAGGAGATCGGAGCGTAA